One Glycine soja cultivar W05 chromosome 7, ASM419377v2, whole genome shotgun sequence genomic window, GGTCAagatttaatcttaaaaaatatgtgagttttttaaaaaattatgtgattttttaagTAATCAAATCACATTAAATCTTAATTCTTCATGTATAATTATATGGTTTAAATTTAATCATCTCACTCTCTAAAATATTTCCTCTCATAAAATATGTCTTATGTATATAGATGGATAAACATATGTGaaggaaagtaaataaaataaataaagtaagtgaaaaattttacaaaagaaatgTGACAAAATAAATGTTGTATATTGAAACAGAACTTGAAAATTAGAAAccaacataaaatataaatggggtaagaatataattgaaaatacattagcaatatttttttacactaacaattgtgatataattaaaaattattaaattttataataattattttaaaagttaggtGTAAAGTAATATTTAATTGGTTGACAAATTAAAACTACTTACACTGAAATGTATCAACATTAACCTCACAGAAAAATAGATTTAGACTCGGACAATTTTGCAGAACAAGacagtttcttaaaaaaaaaaacacgagcCAGAGCTACACAAACTTGATCAATTTTACTTAAGAAGATGAAATTGCAGTTTTAagggaaatagaaaaaaaaaatacttactaTAACCGGTTTATTGCACCACAAAAGCCCCTATGTGGTTATCTTATTAATGAAACCAATGATTATTGTTTGTTAATGAAGGGGCTGATGCATCCAATACAGGAGGTGATGCATATGGATGAAAATGGAAGCCTAGCTGAGAAGCTTGTTGATTGCATGAAGAAGGCTGAGTCCATCCCTGATGACAAAGCTTGCCATTGCCAATGCTCGTGCGCTGCTGAAAACCCATTTAAAGAACCACTTTCTGCACCGTTTTGATTAATGCTTTATTACTTTACATACGGGTGGTGTCAATGCAAATATTGCTAATAAAGTGCAGGTTTCATACGTTgttccttttattattttaattgggTTATGGGCATGATTTCAAGCTCACACTAACAACTCTAGGACTAGGACTCATTGGAATCAACTCCATTATTATGCAAATATACTAAAGCAGCATTTCCAAAATACAACGACGTGAAAATTTTCCAGAAAACATGAGATTTTTCGGATATTTAGATCATCTCTTGGTACCACATACGTTCAATAAGGAGCACTTATATCCTGCATCTCCCAGTATGAATCCTACACCTCCTAAAAAGCTTCAATGGTCAAAAATATCCTCAGCCCTAATAACTCCTCTTTTTCTTCCCTGTGTCGCCCAA contains:
- the LOC114419246 gene encoding uncharacterized protein LOC114419246 isoform X1 translates to MANTSCPIELEPRTLNQVQLTQAREVAAKVVQKLEPCEASALFIEGLMHPIQEVMHMDENGSLAEKLVDCMKKAESIPDDKACHCQCSCAAENPFKEPLSAPF
- the LOC114419246 gene encoding uncharacterized protein LOC114419246 isoform X2: MANTSCPIELEPRTLNQVQLTQAREVAAKVVQKLEPCEASALFIEEVMHMDENGSLAEKLVDCMKKAESIPDDKACHCQCSCAAENPFKEPLSAPF